Genomic segment of uncultured Desulfobacter sp.:
TCTCCGTCCGGAGACCCGCGCTGCCATATTTTTCCCTGCTTTTTTCATTTATGGTGATTTCGATTAAAATGTGTTTAAATTACGCCATGGCTTGAAGAACGAACGACCCCGCTTTCCAAAATCTGAGAAGCCTCCTTTGGAGAATGAAAATGAAAGATGAGGATAAAACCAAATCCCAACTTATCGCTGAACTGCGCGAACTGCGTACTCAAACAGCTGTTTTTTCCCCACTGCCCGAAGAAACACAAAGCATTGCCCTGGGCCTGACCCGATTTTATTTTGAGAATGTATCCATCGGCATTCACCAGCTGGCAATGGACGGCCGGATTCTAAATGCCAACCCGTATGCCGCGGATATGCTTGGGTACACCGTAAAAGAGTTGACGGCATTATCGATTTTTCAGATTGATCCCTTTTTGTCCGCCGATACCATGGAAACCGATTTCACAACCCTTGCCGCCTGCCAATGGGATAGTTTTGAAACGGTTCATTTGAAAAAAGACGGATCACAGATTCCGGTGGAAATAACGAGTAACCGCATGGAATATGGCGGGCAACAGTATGCCTTTGTGTTCATAAAGGAGATCAGCAACCGTAAAAAAAATGAAGAGCAACTGCATCGTCTCATCCATGACCTCAAAGAGAGTGAAGAACGCTTTAGAGCCCTTCATAACTCTTCTTTCGGCGGGATTATGATCCATGGCCAAAGACGTATTCTTGAATGCAACCAAGGTCTGGCGGAAATAACCGGTTATTCGGTTGATGAGTTGATCGGCATGGACGGGATGTTGCTCATTGCACCAAGGTCCAGGGAACTATTGATGGAAATGGTTGTTTCCGGCCACCAGGAACCCTATGAAGCTTTTGGCGTGCGCAAAAACGGAGAAGAGTATCCAATTCGGCTGGCAGCCCGAAACATACCCTACAAGGGCAAACAGGTTAGAACGGTTGAATTCAGGGATATCACCGACCAGAAAAAAGCCGAAGGAGAGCTTCGCCATCTTAAAAATTATCTGTCCAATATCATCGATTCCATGCCGTCGGTGCTGGTGGGGGGGGGACCGCGACGGCCGGGTGACCCAGTGGAACCGCAAGGCCCAGACACTGACCGGATTAAGCCTTGAACAGGTACGCAATCAGCCCCTGGCGCAGATACTGCCCTTCCTGGACAAGGAGAAGCATCTCATTGAAACGGCCATTCGTGAATGCCGTGTGATCAGCCGTCCCAAGGTATCTCGCAAAACAAAGACCGAAGTGCATTACGAGAACATCACTATCTTTCCCTTAACCGATAATGGTATGCAAGGGGCCGTCATCCGGGTGGACGACGTCACCGAACAGGTACGCTTGGAGGAGATGATGATCCAGAGTGAAAAGATGCTCTCTGTGGGCGGCCTTGCTGCAGGCATGGCCCATGAAATCAATAATCCTCTGGCCGGTATGATGCAGACGGCCAATGTTATCAAATCACGATTGGGGGACTTGAATCTTGCCGCCAATCTCAAGGTTGCCGAAGACCTTGGTATCTCTGTTGAAAAAAATAGCGGCGTTCATGGAGAAGCGAAACATTTTAAAGATGATCGACGCCATCAATGAGTCTGGTTATCGGATCGCCGAAATTGTTAACAATATGCTCAGTTTTGCCAGAAAATCTGACGCCGCGCTTTCAAGCTGCGATCCCGTTCAACTTCTGGACAGGACCCTGGAGCTTGCCACCACCGATTATGATTTGAAAAAACAGCAGGATTTCAAAACAATCAAAATTGTACGCGAATATGAAGAAAACCTGCCCATGATTCCATGCGAAGGGGCAAATTTTATTATACATTTACCCCTGGAGGGAATAAATTAGAAGAAATGCAGAGAACTTGCCTTATATCGTTTTGTTTGCTTAGGCGCTGGGGCATGGCGTTGCTGGTTGTTGCCGTCTGCCTGAAGGCTGACATGGCACAGCCGAATGAGCACCTCAATATCGGATTTTCCCGGTCTATTGTCGGTGGGGTCAACGAGAATGATGCCCTGGCTGTGATGAAGGTATGGGCCACAGAGTTGATGGTGTATGAAAATTATTATGTTAATGTACAACCCAAAATTTATGCGGATGCCAAAGAAATAAAAAAAGCGCTTAAACAAAATCAGGTTGATTTTATCGCCTTTACCACAAATGATTTTTTTGAATTTCAGTCCCTGTTGGATCACAAAAAATTTGTTTTTCCCGTCTACGAAGGAAGAATAGCTGAAGATTACCTGTTGATGGTCCGTAAAAACAGTCCTGTTAAATCAATCAAAGACCTTATGGGCGGATCTTTGATTTTTTTAAAAAATGCAAGAACTGCTGTGGCTGTGACCTGGCTGGATGTGGAACTGGTACGCTTAGGGATGTCTGCAACAAAGCATTTTTTTAACCGAATGAAGCCGGCCAGCAAGATCAGCGATGCCATTCTTCCTCTCTTTTTCGGCAAGGAAGATGCCTGTCTGGTGACGCGAAAGGGCTTTGAGATCATGGCAGAACTGAATCCTCAAATTTCGCATCGGCTTAAAATTTTAATGGCCTCCAAAGGATATATCCCAGGGTGTCTGGCGTTTCGTAAAGGTTTCCAATCCAAAATAAAGGAAATTATATTGAATCGAATTGAATTCTGGAACCAGGTTCCGTCCGGTCATCAGATTCTTACTATTTTTCAGGTAGATGCGCTTGTGCCAAGGCCGATTGAAATTCTTGGACCCACCATGGAAATGATCAAAGAACATCGTCAATTGTTTGGTGCTGAACTCCAAATTTTCCAACTGGAATCCAAAGCAAATTTCGCCGCGCTAAAGAACGTATATTAGAAAATGAGGCAAAGATATTCATCTATTTTTTCTGGCTAACGAACTATATCTAACGTATAGTAAACATAAATTATTAAGAAAAATATTCGTTTAAAAATAGGCTTTCGTCCGATTCCTGGGTTGAGCGATGAACTATTAATTCCGAATTATCCTGAAATTAAAGCCTTTTTTAAAATAAAGGAATTAAAGATTAAAAAAGGAGTTTTGATGGGTAGACAAAGAATTTGGTACAAAGGTGCCGGAATTGCCGTTGTTGTTTTCGTGATGTTGTTAACCATGAACCTTTGTTTCGCCCAAAGCGGGGATTTGCAAAAAAAGGATGATATACAAAAAGCCGGATTGGACGCATGTCTGGAACAAGCGTTGGAGAACAATCGCCGTCGGCCTGCGTCTCGATTTGCCCTGGAAATGGCCCAGGCCCAGCACCGGCAGGCCCTTGCCGGATACTGGCCCCAGATTACGGCCCGGGGGGGGTATTCCCGACTGGACGAGGCGGTTAATTTTAATCTGGCCACTGAGTTTTCTCTTTCACTACCTGGTATGCTGCCTGGACCTGTAAATTTACCCGTAGACGCGGATGTCGATATCCTCGTGGAAAAAAGTTACACCGCCGAGATCGAAGCAGCCTGGCTCCTATACGACGGCGACATGCGAAAAGGATACAGAGAACAGACCCAGGGACTTGTGGATATGATGAAACAGGAGGTCCGCCGCACGGATCTTGAAGTCATTGACGACGTCAAGCGGTTTTACTGGGGAGCGGTGCTGGCCAGAAAACTTCACCAGGTGGGCCTTGACACCCTGTCCCGGATGAATGCCACCTTGAACCTGACCGAGACCATGTATAAAGAGGGGTCCGGTACGGTGAAAAAAACGGACTGGCTCAACAACAAG
This window contains:
- a CDS encoding PAS domain S-box protein, producing the protein MTQWNRKAQTLTGLSLEQVRNQPLAQILPFLDKEKHLIETAIRECRVISRPKVSRKTKTEVHYENITIFPLTDNGMQGAVIRVDDVTEQVRLEEMMIQSEKMLSVGGLAAGMAHEINNPLAGMMQTANVIKSRLGDLNLAANLKVAEDLGISVEKNSGVHGEAKHFKDDRRHQ
- a CDS encoding PAS domain S-box protein translates to MKDEDKTKSQLIAELRELRTQTAVFSPLPEETQSIALGLTRFYFENVSIGIHQLAMDGRILNANPYAADMLGYTVKELTALSIFQIDPFLSADTMETDFTTLAACQWDSFETVHLKKDGSQIPVEITSNRMEYGGQQYAFVFIKEISNRKKNEEQLHRLIHDLKESEERFRALHNSSFGGIMIHGQRRILECNQGLAEITGYSVDELIGMDGMLLIAPRSRELLMEMVVSGHQEPYEAFGVRKNGEEYPIRLAARNIPYKGKQVRTVEFRDITDQKKAEGELRHLKNYLSNIIDSMPSVLVGGGPRRPGDPVEPQGPDTDRIKP
- a CDS encoding PhnD/SsuA/transferrin family substrate-binding protein encodes the protein MALLVVAVCLKADMAQPNEHLNIGFSRSIVGGVNENDALAVMKVWATELMVYENYYVNVQPKIYADAKEIKKALKQNQVDFIAFTTNDFFEFQSLLDHKKFVFPVYEGRIAEDYLLMVRKNSPVKSIKDLMGGSLIFLKNARTAVAVTWLDVELVRLGMSATKHFFNRMKPASKISDAILPLFFGKEDACLVTRKGFEIMAELNPQISHRLKILMASKGYIPGCLAFRKGFQSKIKEIILNRIEFWNQVPSGHQILTIFQVDALVPRPIEILGPTMEMIKEHRQLFGAELQIFQLESKANFAALKNVY